A stretch of the Cuculus canorus isolate bCucCan1 chromosome 15, bCucCan1.pri, whole genome shotgun sequence genome encodes the following:
- the IL21R gene encoding interleukin-21 receptor isoform X1: MRIKLWVQSISFFLFFQYTKCCENLTCFVDYVETLSCILRNDLGASLYNLTATWVQEEDPENPVAACSLLQLSRNTSHTQYACTVDMTEILADVKVQVDVTEGADRQHVISKGFYMAENIKPQPPFNLTTVFSEGYNISWETIYQNTPFYFLNEELEYQLRYKRRTDTWETEKTKAIHEDKRTLVILPWELQANTEYEFQVRARPREDTVYRGFWSEWSPPLTLKTSPAAVTETAGVRWLLLSGVVLAIAASVITFLAKQQRLWKKMEACIPDPASFFKPLYLVHNGDFKKWVGASHTKVTLDFFECGVVLPEVLEVYAMHPSKTISREELRELRQDLPCKPCVSCLTGPVQHSQSLLSSVNSSSGTQDRSYGHLSIDTVTVADEFTPYNCWCTCNCVQREHEHTSEEDRGAGEAGYPKVNVNDEDGKISSDLHLADLSTQDKILASGSVSTDHLRSSSVPAHQQVERALEGGMGSILEALCLQQWDLENPGSLPSPDGESVSYSEASCDFFPHIARPGDSYPMICIDLDTFDSGFVDSDCGSPVDCEFEQNSRTNCESIPLEQEGEDFPRSYVKQWVSCRSDSPDNGTQTD; this comes from the exons ATGAGGATCAAACTATGGGTCCAGagtatttccttcttccttttcttccaataCA CTAAGTGTTGTGAAAACCTCACTTGTTTTGTGGACTACGTAGAGACCCTGTCCTGCATCCTGAGAAATGACTTGGGTGCCAGTTTGTATAACCTCACTGCGACATG GGTTCAGGAAGAAGATCCAGAAAATCCTGTGGCTGCCTGCAGTCTCCTGCAACTGTCCAGGAACACCAGTCACACACAGTATGCGTGCACAGTGGACATGACTGAAATCCTGGCAGATGTCAAAGTCCAAGTGGATGTTACAGAGGGAGCTGATAGGCAGCACGTGATTTCCAAAGGCTTTTATATGGCAGAAAACA TCAAACCACAACCTCCATTCAATCTGACCACTGTGTTCTCAGAGGGCTACAATATTTCTTGGGAAACCATCTACCAGAACACTCCTTTCTACTTTTTGAATGAGGAGCTGGAATATCAGCTGCGTTATAAGAGAAGGACTGACACCTGGGAG ACTGAGAAGACTAAAGCTATCCATGAAGATAAACGAACACTGGTGATCCTGCCATGGGAACTCCAGGCCAACACTGAATATGAGTTCCAAGTGAGAGCCAGGCCCCGAGAAGACACCGTCTACCGTGGATTTTGGAGTGAATGGAGTCCTCCACTGACTTTGAAAACCAGCCCTGCTG CAGTGACAGAGACAGCAGGCGTGAGatggctgctgctgtcaggtGTTGTCTTGGCAATCGCTGCCTCGGTCATAACCTTTCTGGCCAAACAGCAGAG attgTGGAAGAAGATGGAAGCTTGTATTCCAGACCCTGCTTCCTTTTTCAAACCTCTTTATCTGGTGCATAATGGAGATTTCAAG AAGTGGGTTGGTGCATCCCATACAAAAGTGACCCTCGATTTCTTTGAATGTGGAGTAGTCCTTCCAGAAGTCCTAGAAGTTTATGCCATGCATCCTTCCAAAACCATCTCACGGGAGGAGCTGCGTGAGCTGAGACAAGATCTGCCTTGCAAGCCATGTGTGTCTTGCCTGACTGGCCCAGTGCAGCATAGCCAGTCTCTGTTGTCTAGCGtgaacagcagcagtgggaCTCAGGACCGGTCATATGGACATTTGTCCATTGATACTGTGACTGTGGCTGATGAATTCACACCTTATAACTGTTGGTGCACCTGTAACTGTGTGCAGAGGGAACATGAGCATACCAGTGAGGAAGATCGTGGTGCTGGGGAAGCTGGTTACCCCAAGGTTAATGTCAATGATGAAGACGGAAAGATATCCAGTGACTTGCATCTGGCTGATCTGAGCACCCAGGACAAAATACTTGCTTCAGGATCTGTGTCAACAGACCACCTGAGGAGTTCGAGTGTCCCAGCCCACCAGCAAGTAGAAAGGGCTTtggaaggagggatggggagcatCCTAGAAGCACTTTGCTTGCAGCAGTGGGACTTGGAAAATCCAGgttctctgccttctcctgaTGGTGAAAGTGTTTCCTACAGCGAAGCCTCCTGTGACTTCTTCCCTCACATTGCAAGGCCGGGTGACAGTTACCCTATGATCTGCATAGATTTGGACACTTTTGACAGTGGTTTTGTGGACTCAGACTGTGGGAGTCCGGTTGACTGTGAATTTGAGCAAAACAGTCGGACCAACTGTGAGTCTATTCCTCTtgagcaggagggagaggacTTTCCACGGAGTTACGTCAAGCAGTGGGTCTCCTGTCGCTCTGACAGCCCTGACAATGGGACACAGACAGACTGA
- the IL21R gene encoding interleukin-21 receptor isoform X2, whose amino-acid sequence MRIKLWVQSISFFLFFQYTKCCENLTCFVDYVETLSCILRNDLGASLYNLTATWVQEEDPENPVAACSLLQLSRNTSHTQYACTVDMTEILADVKVQVDVTEGADRQHVISKGFYMAENIKPQPPFNLTTVFSEGYNISWETIYQNTPFYFLNEELEYQLRYKRRTDTWETEKTKAIHEDKRTLVILPWELQANTEYEFQVRARPREDTVYRGFWSEWSPPLTLKTSPAVTETAGVRWLLLSGVVLAIAASVITFLAKQQRLWKKMEACIPDPASFFKPLYLVHNGDFKKWVGASHTKVTLDFFECGVVLPEVLEVYAMHPSKTISREELRELRQDLPCKPCVSCLTGPVQHSQSLLSSVNSSSGTQDRSYGHLSIDTVTVADEFTPYNCWCTCNCVQREHEHTSEEDRGAGEAGYPKVNVNDEDGKISSDLHLADLSTQDKILASGSVSTDHLRSSSVPAHQQVERALEGGMGSILEALCLQQWDLENPGSLPSPDGESVSYSEASCDFFPHIARPGDSYPMICIDLDTFDSGFVDSDCGSPVDCEFEQNSRTNCESIPLEQEGEDFPRSYVKQWVSCRSDSPDNGTQTD is encoded by the exons ATGAGGATCAAACTATGGGTCCAGagtatttccttcttccttttcttccaataCA CTAAGTGTTGTGAAAACCTCACTTGTTTTGTGGACTACGTAGAGACCCTGTCCTGCATCCTGAGAAATGACTTGGGTGCCAGTTTGTATAACCTCACTGCGACATG GGTTCAGGAAGAAGATCCAGAAAATCCTGTGGCTGCCTGCAGTCTCCTGCAACTGTCCAGGAACACCAGTCACACACAGTATGCGTGCACAGTGGACATGACTGAAATCCTGGCAGATGTCAAAGTCCAAGTGGATGTTACAGAGGGAGCTGATAGGCAGCACGTGATTTCCAAAGGCTTTTATATGGCAGAAAACA TCAAACCACAACCTCCATTCAATCTGACCACTGTGTTCTCAGAGGGCTACAATATTTCTTGGGAAACCATCTACCAGAACACTCCTTTCTACTTTTTGAATGAGGAGCTGGAATATCAGCTGCGTTATAAGAGAAGGACTGACACCTGGGAG ACTGAGAAGACTAAAGCTATCCATGAAGATAAACGAACACTGGTGATCCTGCCATGGGAACTCCAGGCCAACACTGAATATGAGTTCCAAGTGAGAGCCAGGCCCCGAGAAGACACCGTCTACCGTGGATTTTGGAGTGAATGGAGTCCTCCACTGACTTTGAAAACCAGCCCTGCTG TGACAGAGACAGCAGGCGTGAGatggctgctgctgtcaggtGTTGTCTTGGCAATCGCTGCCTCGGTCATAACCTTTCTGGCCAAACAGCAGAG attgTGGAAGAAGATGGAAGCTTGTATTCCAGACCCTGCTTCCTTTTTCAAACCTCTTTATCTGGTGCATAATGGAGATTTCAAG AAGTGGGTTGGTGCATCCCATACAAAAGTGACCCTCGATTTCTTTGAATGTGGAGTAGTCCTTCCAGAAGTCCTAGAAGTTTATGCCATGCATCCTTCCAAAACCATCTCACGGGAGGAGCTGCGTGAGCTGAGACAAGATCTGCCTTGCAAGCCATGTGTGTCTTGCCTGACTGGCCCAGTGCAGCATAGCCAGTCTCTGTTGTCTAGCGtgaacagcagcagtgggaCTCAGGACCGGTCATATGGACATTTGTCCATTGATACTGTGACTGTGGCTGATGAATTCACACCTTATAACTGTTGGTGCACCTGTAACTGTGTGCAGAGGGAACATGAGCATACCAGTGAGGAAGATCGTGGTGCTGGGGAAGCTGGTTACCCCAAGGTTAATGTCAATGATGAAGACGGAAAGATATCCAGTGACTTGCATCTGGCTGATCTGAGCACCCAGGACAAAATACTTGCTTCAGGATCTGTGTCAACAGACCACCTGAGGAGTTCGAGTGTCCCAGCCCACCAGCAAGTAGAAAGGGCTTtggaaggagggatggggagcatCCTAGAAGCACTTTGCTTGCAGCAGTGGGACTTGGAAAATCCAGgttctctgccttctcctgaTGGTGAAAGTGTTTCCTACAGCGAAGCCTCCTGTGACTTCTTCCCTCACATTGCAAGGCCGGGTGACAGTTACCCTATGATCTGCATAGATTTGGACACTTTTGACAGTGGTTTTGTGGACTCAGACTGTGGGAGTCCGGTTGACTGTGAATTTGAGCAAAACAGTCGGACCAACTGTGAGTCTATTCCTCTtgagcaggagggagaggacTTTCCACGGAGTTACGTCAAGCAGTGGGTCTCCTGTCGCTCTGACAGCCCTGACAATGGGACACAGACAGACTGA